TTAACTCATCACCGAGGTTAAGGCATAGTGGTGGATTAGGAATAAGTGTACACGCAGATTATCAAAGTATGGGAATAGGAAGAAAATTAATGGAAGAGATACTAGATTTAGCAGATAATTGGCTTATGTTAACAAGAATTGAATTAGGTGTATACCCAGATAATAATAAAGCTATAAAGTTGTATGAAAATTTTGGTTTTAAAAAAGAAGGTATAAAAAAATACGCAGCTATAAAAAATGGAATTTATGTAGATGAAATTATAATGGGTAGATATAATGAGAAAATAATTAAAAATTAAATTAAAAAGTGTAGAGGTGATTTATGGAAAAAAGGTTAGACCTTTTGATAGACAACTATGAGTCATTGAAAAAAGTGAATGCATCATCTTGGATGGGATTAATAATACATGGATGTGCACTTGAGTATACACTAAAAGATAAAAAAATAAATACAAATCTAGTAAACGAGAGTATGGAAATTATAAGAGAAAACACCTCTATATTCTCTGACTTTAGAGGTAAAAGTTCAATAAACACAGCAATAATACTATCATTTCAAGCAAATCCCAAGTCTAGCTTCGATGAAATTTTAAATATCCATAAAAAGTTGAAATTAAATAAATTTTGCTCAGGAGATTGTTTAGCATTAGTATCAAATGTAATATTTGAAAATAAGGAAAAGATAAATATAGATGAGTGTATAGAAAAAATGAGATATGTATACAGATCTATGATACAAAATCATCCATTTTCAATAAGTGTAGAAGAATACATGATAACATGTATAATTGCAATAAGTGCAAGGGACATTGAAGAGGAACTAAACAATATGGAAATAGCATATGAGTATTTAATGAAAAATGGGTTTCATAATAGTAGAACTCTTCAAAGTTTATCGCATGTTCTTTCTTTTAACAAAAACAAGGAAACACTTAATAAATGTATAGAGATAAAAAAGGAATTAGAAAAAAATAAATGCAAAATTCATGAGTTTGGATATCCGCTAATAGGCGTTATGGCACTTATAGATATAAAAGATATAAATCATCTAATAGAAGAAATTAAACATATATCATATACTTTAAAGGAGCATCAAGGGTATGGAAACTTTATCCTAGGAGAAAGATACAGAAACATGATTAGTACAGTTATTGTATTATCAAAATATATTGATGATATAGAGATTAATAGTATAATAATGGATAAAATTATATCAAATATTAATCAAGCCATGAATATAGCTACAAATGCAGCCACAACAAGTTCAATAGTTACATATAATTCATCTACATAGCCATAAAAATAAGAAAATAAACTTAAGAGCTATAATACTTAGGTTTATTTTCTTATTTTTATGAATTTATTTTAAAACTCATAAAAGTATAAATGTGTTTTAAAGTATAAAAGATTATTTTAAAAGACAATAATAAATATGATATAATAAAGGTTACGAAAAACAGGAATTTTAAAAGGAGCGTGTACATAAATGAAATGGGCAGAAATAACTATTAAAACAACAACGGAAGCAGTTGAAGCTATAACTAATATATTATATGAACAAAATGTAGGTGGAGTATCAATAGAAGATCCTAAGGATTTTAAATTCCAAAAGAAACATGAATATGATTGGGATTTTGTTGAAGAAGAAATATTTAACAGCGGATATGATGGAGTTATAATAAAGACTTATATAACAGAAGAAAGAGATGTATCTGATGATATAAAATTAATAAAAGAAAAAATAGAGGGACTTAAAGAATTCGGAATAGATGTAGGAGAAGCTATAGTTGAACTTTCTCAAGTAGATGAAGAAGATTGGGCAAATGAATGGAAAAACTACTACAAACCAACTAAAATAGGTGAGAAAATAGTAGTAAAGCCAACTTGGGAAGATTATGAAGCTAACGATACTGATTTAATAATAGAGTTAGATCCAGGAATGGCATTTGGGACGGGTACACATGAAACTACAAGTATGTGTATAAGAGAATTAGAAAAGTATGTTAAACCAGAATCTAAAGTTTTTGATATAGGTTGTGGAAGTGGGATACTTGCAATAGCAGCAGCGAAATTAGGAGCTAAAGATGTATTAGCTGTTGATTTAGATGAGGTTGCTGTAAAAGTTTCAAAAGAAAATATAGAGTTAAACAAAGTAGAAGGTAGTGTTAATGCACTTCACGGAAACTTAATGGAAGTTGTAAAGGATAAAGCAGATATAGTTGTAGCAAATATAATAGCGGATATAATAAAAATACTAGCAAAAGATATAAAACAATTTATGAAAGATGATGCTGTATTTATATCTTCAGGAATAATACATGCTAAAGTAGATGAAGTTAAAGAAGCTTTAACTCAAAACGGACTTGAAATAGTACATGTAGAGTCTTTAGGCGAGTGGAACGCTATAGTATCTAAAATAGCAAAGTAGGTGAAGTGCATGGATAGATTTTTTGTAGGAAAGAAAAATATAAACCTTGAAAATAAGACATGTATTATAGAAGGTGAAGATGTAAAACATATTTCTAAAGTTTTAAGATGTAGAATTGGAGAAGAACTAGAAATATGTGATAATGACAATAATGAATACATATGTGAAATAACTAATATAGATAAGTCTCAAGTTGAACTTAATATAGTAGAAGTTGTAAACATAAAAAGAGAGTCTGATTTAAAAATAAAAGTATATCAAGGTCTTCCAAAAGGACCTAAGATGGAAATGATACTTCAAAAGTTAACTGAAGTTGGAGTAGACGAGATAATTCTAGTTCAGACAAAGAGAACTGTTGTTAAAGTTGATGATAAAAAAGAAGACAAGAAAATCGAAAGATGGGAAAGAATAATATATGAAGCTGCAAAGCAAAGTAAGCGTGGAAAAATTCCAAAATTAAGAGGAGTTTTAAGCTTTAAGGAAGCACTAGCTGATATGAAAGAAAATGACTTTAATATAGCTCCATATGAAAATGAAAGAACAAAATCGATTAAACAAGCTATAAAAGGTGTAGATATAAAAAATATAGGTATTTTCGTAGGACCAGAAGGCGGATTTGAAGATACTGAAATTAAAGCTATAGAAGAAATAGGTGGACAATCAGTGTCTCTTGGGCCTAGAATTCTAAGAACTGAAACAGCATCGCTTGTTGCATCATCTATAGTATTATACGAATTAAGTGACTTAGGAGGAAATGATTAGAGTGAAAAAAGTAGCTTTTTATACTTTAGGATGTAAAGTAAATCAATATGAAACAGAAGCTATGCTTGAGATGTTTAAAAAAGATGGATATACTCAAGTTGATAGCGAAGAATTTGCTGATGTTTATGTTATAAATACATGCACAGTAACACACATGAGTGATAGAAAATCACGTCAATATATAAGAAGAATGAAAAAGAAAAATCCAGATGCTATAATAGCTGTTGTTGGATGCTACTCTCAAGTTTCTCCGGAAGAAATTTTAGAGATAGAAGAAGTAAATTTAGTTATGGGAACTAATGAAAGAAGACAAATAGTTGAAGAGATAAAAAAACTAGATGCATCTAAAAAAGCTAGTACAGTTGATGATATAATGAAAGTAAGAGCTTTTGAAGAAATTGAAATAAATCAAGCTAATGGAAGAACTAGAGCATTTATGAAAATTCAAGATGGATGTGATAGATTCTGTTCTTACTGTATAATACCTTACGCAAGAGGTGGAAAGGTAAGAAGTAGAGATTTAGAGAGTGTAGTAAATGAAGCTAAGAAGTTAGCACATAATGGATACACAGAAATAGTTTTAACTGGTATACATGTTGCATCTTATGGAAAAGATGTTAGCGAAGCTGAAGTTAATTTATTAAGTGTTATAAAGGCTATAAATGAAATTGATGGAGTTAAGAGAATAAGATTAAGTTCAGTAGAGCCTATATTAATGACTGATGAATTTATAGACACAGTTTCTAAAATGCCAAAAGTATGTCCTCATTTCCATTTATCATTACAAAGTGGATGTGATGAAACGTTAAAAAGAATGAACAGAAGATACACTACAGAAGAATATAAGGAAATAGTTGATAAATTAAGAGATAAAATGCCTGAAGTGGCAATAACTACAGATGTAATAGTTGGATTCCCAGGAGAAACTAATGATGAATTTAATCAGACATATAAGTTTTTAAGTGATATAAAACTTTCACAAATGCATGTGTTTAAGTACTCTCCAAGAAAAGGAACACCAGCAGCAACTATGGAAAATCAAATAGATCCTCAAATTAAGCAACTAAGAAGTGATAAATTAATATCATTAAATAAAAAGAATTTTAATGAGTTTGCAGAAAACTTTATAGGAGAAGAGTTTGAAGTACTATTTGAACAAAATATAGAAGGCAAAAAATATGAAGGTTTAACACCTAACTATATAAGAGTAGTAGTTGAAAGTGATGAAGATATACATGGTAAGATATTAAATACTAAAATATTACATGTAAAAGATGAATATGTAGAAGGAATTTTAGTATAATATGTAGAAATAATAACCCTTAACAGATAGGAGGTGTAAATATGAGCTGTATATTTTGTAAAATTATAAATGGAGAAATACCATCAAATAAAGTTTATGAAGATGATAAAGTCTTAGCTTTTAATGATATAAATCCTGTTGCACCATTACATGTTTTAGTTATACCTAAAGAGCATTATGAATCAATAATAGACATAGGCGAAGAAAATATGGAAATAATTGCACACATTCATAAGGTTATTAATAAAATAGTTAAAGAAAAAGGATATGACAAAACGGGATTTAGAA
The nucleotide sequence above comes from Paraclostridium bifermentans. Encoded proteins:
- a CDS encoding GNAT family N-acetyltransferase, producing the protein MELTIRPVEVEDSKYINEIRRMKGVMENMLAISSERLDRTKRHTESLDLNTHILVAELRENECKKVVGIVSLNVNSSPRLRHSGGLGISVHADYQSMGIGRKLMEEILDLADNWLMLTRIELGVYPDNNKAIKLYENFGFKKEGIKKYAAIKNGIYVDEIIMGRYNEKIIKN
- a CDS encoding DUF4003 family protein; protein product: MEKRLDLLIDNYESLKKVNASSWMGLIIHGCALEYTLKDKKINTNLVNESMEIIRENTSIFSDFRGKSSINTAIILSFQANPKSSFDEILNIHKKLKLNKFCSGDCLALVSNVIFENKEKINIDECIEKMRYVYRSMIQNHPFSISVEEYMITCIIAISARDIEEELNNMEIAYEYLMKNGFHNSRTLQSLSHVLSFNKNKETLNKCIEIKKELEKNKCKIHEFGYPLIGVMALIDIKDINHLIEEIKHISYTLKEHQGYGNFILGERYRNMISTVIVLSKYIDDIEINSIIMDKIISNINQAMNIATNAATTSSIVTYNSST
- the prmA gene encoding 50S ribosomal protein L11 methyltransferase; this encodes MKWAEITIKTTTEAVEAITNILYEQNVGGVSIEDPKDFKFQKKHEYDWDFVEEEIFNSGYDGVIIKTYITEERDVSDDIKLIKEKIEGLKEFGIDVGEAIVELSQVDEEDWANEWKNYYKPTKIGEKIVVKPTWEDYEANDTDLIIELDPGMAFGTGTHETTSMCIRELEKYVKPESKVFDIGCGSGILAIAAAKLGAKDVLAVDLDEVAVKVSKENIELNKVEGSVNALHGNLMEVVKDKADIVVANIIADIIKILAKDIKQFMKDDAVFISSGIIHAKVDEVKEALTQNGLEIVHVESLGEWNAIVSKIAK
- a CDS encoding 16S rRNA (uracil(1498)-N(3))-methyltransferase gives rise to the protein MDRFFVGKKNINLENKTCIIEGEDVKHISKVLRCRIGEELEICDNDNNEYICEITNIDKSQVELNIVEVVNIKRESDLKIKVYQGLPKGPKMEMILQKLTEVGVDEIILVQTKRTVVKVDDKKEDKKIERWERIIYEAAKQSKRGKIPKLRGVLSFKEALADMKENDFNIAPYENERTKSIKQAIKGVDIKNIGIFVGPEGGFEDTEIKAIEEIGGQSVSLGPRILRTETASLVASSIVLYELSDLGGND
- the mtaB gene encoding tRNA (N(6)-L-threonylcarbamoyladenosine(37)-C(2))-methylthiotransferase MtaB; the encoded protein is MKKVAFYTLGCKVNQYETEAMLEMFKKDGYTQVDSEEFADVYVINTCTVTHMSDRKSRQYIRRMKKKNPDAIIAVVGCYSQVSPEEILEIEEVNLVMGTNERRQIVEEIKKLDASKKASTVDDIMKVRAFEEIEINQANGRTRAFMKIQDGCDRFCSYCIIPYARGGKVRSRDLESVVNEAKKLAHNGYTEIVLTGIHVASYGKDVSEAEVNLLSVIKAINEIDGVKRIRLSSVEPILMTDEFIDTVSKMPKVCPHFHLSLQSGCDETLKRMNRRYTTEEYKEIVDKLRDKMPEVAITTDVIVGFPGETNDEFNQTYKFLSDIKLSQMHVFKYSPRKGTPAATMENQIDPQIKQLRSDKLISLNKKNFNEFAENFIGEEFEVLFEQNIEGKKYEGLTPNYIRVVVESDEDIHGKILNTKILHVKDEYVEGILV
- a CDS encoding histidine triad nucleotide-binding protein, which produces MSCIFCKIINGEIPSNKVYEDDKVLAFNDINPVAPLHVLVIPKEHYESIIDIGEENMEIIAHIHKVINKIVKEKGYDKTGFRIINNCGDDGCQEVKHIHYHVLAGKKLDWYDAEK